The Streptomyces sp. NBC_00162 genome window below encodes:
- a CDS encoding fumarylacetoacetate hydrolase family protein encodes MRLVTYTLNDSPLRLGAQADDLVVDLATLAGLAGVQLPLDLLSFIQAGAAAQDAARGLLAGGPAAWPSDAVHRLDEVSLRAPLRPGKIIGVGLNYVEHVEESSRSLDTDKERPSRPVLFSKPATAVTGPGQPILHNADLTTQLDWECELAVVIGRTAFKVSEEEAYDHIFGFSIVNDISARDQRRSGQWFFSKGQDSYAPFGPAVVTADEIPDPMDLDLSLRVNGVTKQKSNTRHMLFPIARLIADISSGVTLEPGDVIATGSPAGVGAGMVPPEFLHPGDTVEATVEGIGTLTNPVVDAR; translated from the coding sequence ATGCGGCTGGTCACCTACACCCTCAACGATTCGCCCCTCCGCCTCGGGGCACAGGCCGACGACCTCGTCGTCGACCTCGCCACCCTGGCCGGCCTGGCCGGCGTACAACTGCCGCTGGACCTCCTGTCGTTCATCCAGGCCGGTGCGGCCGCCCAGGACGCCGCGCGCGGCCTGCTGGCCGGCGGGCCCGCGGCGTGGCCGTCCGATGCCGTGCACCGGCTCGACGAGGTGTCGCTGCGGGCCCCGCTGCGCCCCGGCAAGATCATCGGCGTCGGACTGAACTACGTCGAGCACGTCGAGGAGTCCAGCCGCAGCCTGGACACCGACAAGGAGCGCCCCTCGCGCCCCGTGCTCTTCAGCAAGCCCGCCACGGCCGTCACCGGCCCCGGTCAGCCGATCCTGCACAACGCGGACCTGACCACGCAGCTGGACTGGGAGTGCGAACTGGCCGTCGTCATCGGCCGCACCGCCTTCAAGGTGAGCGAGGAGGAGGCCTACGACCACATCTTCGGCTTCAGCATCGTCAACGACATCAGCGCCCGCGACCAGCGCCGCTCCGGCCAGTGGTTCTTCTCCAAGGGCCAGGACTCCTACGCCCCCTTCGGCCCCGCCGTCGTCACGGCCGACGAGATCCCCGACCCGATGGACCTCGACCTCTCGCTGCGCGTCAACGGCGTCACCAAGCAGAAGTCGAACACCCGCCACATGCTCTTCCCCATCGCCCGTCTCATCGCCGACATCTCCTCCGGCGTCACCCTCGAACCCGGAGACGTCATCGCCACCGGATCGCCCGCGGGAGTGGGAGCCGGCATGGTCCCGCCCGAGTTCCTGCACCCCGGCGACACCGTCGAGGCCACCGTCGAAGGCATCGGCACCCTCACCAACCCCGTCGTCGACGCCCGCTGA
- a CDS encoding cupin domain-containing protein: MTTEYDDSRLGRARVSDSPELAAFYGELAQLEAGALWTVANEIEPWYPQPKSVPVLWRYSELRPLVRKALDLVKADDAGRRVVMLVNPGRKDVSAAVGLLYTGLQIMGPGEAMTAHRHQAAALRFVHEGTGAWTIVDGQKLKVGPGDFAITPNGTWHEHGNEADDAPVIWQDGLDIPLVNALDAGFYEVHPELYQTPGKVINSSVLTYGANLLPYGVEKWTRPYSPLLAFPWEPTYEALLGLAKATEGSPYDGVIAEYTNPVTGGSVMPTMGAHMQLLRPGQATLAHRHTGSVIYTAAKGRGVSVIAGQRFEWQQGDMFCVPSWAWHEHHNLDQSEDACLFSFNDFPVMRSLGFHREEAYTDNGGHQPTA, translated from the coding sequence ATGACCACCGAGTACGACGACAGCCGACTGGGCCGAGCACGGGTATCCGACTCCCCTGAACTCGCCGCGTTCTACGGCGAACTCGCCCAGCTCGAAGCCGGCGCGCTGTGGACCGTCGCCAACGAAATCGAGCCCTGGTACCCGCAGCCCAAGTCCGTACCCGTGCTGTGGCGCTACAGCGAGCTGCGGCCCCTGGTCCGCAAGGCCCTCGACCTCGTCAAGGCCGACGACGCCGGCCGCCGCGTGGTCATGCTCGTCAACCCCGGCCGCAAGGACGTCAGCGCCGCCGTCGGGCTCCTCTACACCGGCCTGCAGATCATGGGACCCGGGGAGGCCATGACCGCCCACCGCCACCAGGCCGCGGCCCTGCGCTTCGTCCACGAGGGCACGGGCGCCTGGACCATCGTCGACGGCCAGAAGCTGAAGGTGGGCCCCGGTGACTTCGCCATCACCCCCAACGGCACCTGGCACGAACACGGCAACGAAGCCGACGACGCGCCCGTCATCTGGCAGGACGGACTCGACATCCCGCTGGTCAACGCACTCGACGCCGGGTTCTACGAGGTCCACCCCGAGCTGTACCAGACCCCCGGAAAGGTCATCAACTCCTCGGTGCTGACCTACGGCGCGAACCTCCTGCCCTACGGCGTGGAGAAGTGGACCAGGCCCTACTCGCCACTGCTCGCGTTCCCCTGGGAGCCCACCTACGAGGCGCTGCTGGGCCTGGCCAAGGCCACCGAGGGATCCCCGTACGACGGCGTGATCGCGGAGTACACCAACCCGGTCACCGGCGGCTCGGTCATGCCCACCATGGGCGCCCACATGCAGCTCCTGCGGCCCGGCCAGGCCACCCTGGCCCACCGCCACACCGGGTCGGTCATCTACACCGCCGCCAAGGGACGCGGGGTCTCGGTGATCGCCGGACAGCGTTTCGAGTGGCAGCAGGGTGACATGTTCTGCGTGCCCTCCTGGGCCTGGCACGAGCACCACAACCTCGACCAATCCGAGGACGCCTGCCTGTTCTCCTTCAACGACTTCCCCGTCATGCGCTCGCTCGGCTTCCACCGAGAAGAGGCGTACACCGACAACGGCGGGCACCAGCCCACCGCCTGA
- a CDS encoding carbon-nitrogen hydrolase family protein codes for MDNLPRFTAAAVQAAPVYLDAAATVDKAIELIAQAAAGGAELVVFPEVFVPGYPYWNWTMNPVQGSPWFERLYRSAIDVPGPYVDQLRAAARQYGVVLVIGVNERGPHSLGVLYNTLLTIGPDGALLGVHRKLVPTWAEKLTWTGGDGSSLKVHQTPVGPLGALACGENTNTLARFTLLAQGELVHASCYIALPVAPADYDMAEAIAVRTAAHSFEGKVFSVVACSTISPEIVDAIAGDDEELRKQFTRPRSALSGIFGPDGRPVTEPLVDDEGIVYAEIDLARCIQPKQMHDIVGHYNRFDVFQLHVDNRPRTPVTFATDPAHTPAPLSTDITGITGITKEDA; via the coding sequence ATGGACAATCTGCCACGCTTCACCGCCGCGGCCGTACAGGCCGCCCCCGTGTACCTGGACGCGGCGGCGACCGTAGACAAGGCGATCGAGCTCATCGCGCAGGCGGCGGCGGGCGGCGCCGAACTGGTCGTCTTCCCCGAGGTATTCGTCCCCGGATACCCGTACTGGAACTGGACCATGAACCCCGTCCAGGGCTCGCCCTGGTTCGAGCGCCTCTACCGCTCGGCCATCGACGTCCCCGGCCCGTACGTGGACCAACTGCGCGCCGCCGCCCGCCAGTACGGTGTCGTCCTCGTCATCGGCGTCAACGAGCGCGGCCCGCACAGCCTCGGCGTCCTCTACAACACCCTGCTCACCATCGGCCCGGACGGCGCACTCCTCGGAGTCCACCGCAAACTGGTGCCCACCTGGGCCGAGAAGCTCACCTGGACCGGCGGGGACGGCAGTTCGCTCAAGGTGCACCAGACGCCCGTCGGCCCGCTGGGGGCCCTGGCCTGCGGCGAGAACACCAACACCCTCGCCCGTTTCACGCTCCTCGCCCAGGGTGAACTGGTCCACGCCTCCTGCTACATCGCCCTGCCGGTGGCACCGGCCGACTACGACATGGCCGAGGCCATCGCCGTCCGCACCGCCGCCCACAGCTTCGAGGGCAAGGTCTTCTCCGTCGTCGCCTGCTCGACCATCTCCCCGGAGATCGTCGACGCCATCGCCGGGGACGACGAGGAGCTGCGCAAACAGTTCACCCGCCCGCGCAGCGCCCTGTCCGGGATCTTCGGCCCCGACGGCCGCCCGGTCACCGAACCGCTCGTCGACGACGAAGGCATCGTCTACGCCGAGATCGACCTGGCCCGGTGCATCCAGCCCAAGCAGATGCACGACATCGTCGGCCACTACAACCGCTTCGACGTCTTCCAGCTCCACGTCGACAACCGCCCCCGCACCCCGGTGACCTTCGCGACGGACCCGGCGCACACCCCGGCACCCCTCTCCACCGACATCACAGGCATCACCGGCATCACGAAGGAGGACGCATGA
- a CDS encoding PaaX family transcriptional regulator C-terminal domain-containing protein, which translates to MADSPLRPSSLINTVYGAFLRRLGGWISVADLITLMSELDVDGPAARSAISRLKKKGVLEPERRGATGYRLSPGARPVFDEGDRRIFGSLEPAKLSDGWAMAVFSVPESERSYRYQLRTRLTWLGFGNIAPGVWLAPGRLLGDARDMLIRLGLSDYVHLFAADYAAFSDLPETVSSWWDFPAIQAQYATFTDAYGPVAAGLEQQRDIDGAEAFRHYVPMLTQWRRLPYLDPGLPGELLPADWNAVAARRIFQQLHEVLATPSLLHVQQVTGLAEEEA; encoded by the coding sequence ATGGCGGACAGTCCCCTCAGGCCCAGCTCGTTGATCAACACGGTCTACGGGGCGTTCCTGCGCCGCCTCGGCGGCTGGATCTCGGTTGCCGACCTGATCACCCTGATGTCCGAACTGGACGTCGACGGCCCGGCGGCGCGCTCGGCGATCTCCCGGCTCAAGAAGAAGGGCGTACTCGAACCGGAGCGCCGCGGCGCCACCGGCTACCGGCTGAGCCCGGGCGCGCGACCCGTCTTCGACGAGGGTGACCGGCGCATCTTCGGCAGCCTGGAACCGGCCAAGCTGAGCGACGGCTGGGCGATGGCCGTCTTCTCGGTACCCGAGTCCGAGCGGTCGTACCGCTACCAGCTGCGCACCCGGCTGACCTGGCTCGGCTTCGGCAATATCGCCCCCGGTGTGTGGCTGGCACCCGGCCGGCTCCTCGGCGACGCCCGTGACATGCTGATCCGGCTCGGACTCAGCGACTACGTGCATCTGTTCGCCGCGGACTACGCCGCGTTCAGCGACCTGCCCGAGACGGTCAGCTCGTGGTGGGACTTCCCGGCGATCCAGGCGCAGTACGCCACGTTCACCGATGCGTACGGCCCCGTCGCCGCCGGACTCGAGCAGCAGCGCGACATCGACGGCGCCGAGGCCTTCCGCCACTACGTCCCGATGCTCACCCAATGGCGCCGACTGCCCTACCTCGATCCCGGCCTGCCCGGAGAGCTCCTCCCCGCGGACTGGAACGCGGTCGCCGCGCGCCGGATCTTCCAGCAGCTGCACGAGGTACTCGCCACGCCGAGCCTGCTGCACGTACAGCAGGTCACCGGTCTGGCGGAGGAGGAGGCCTAA
- a CDS encoding Asp/Glu racemase: protein MTHPARPAARTYRIGQIVPSSNVTMETEVPAILRARESIAPERFTFHSSRMRMTHVTPEQLKAMDADSDRCAVELSDAHVDVLGYACLVAIMSMGLGYHRTSEERLHLRTVENGAPAPVVTSAGALVHGLQTLGAKKIALIAPYMRPLTKTVVDYLTHEGIEVLDYQALEIPNNLDVAAHDPARLPGLAKALDHSDADAFVLSACVQMPSLGAIEEAEQLLGKPVVSAAVCTAHQMLRALDLPAVAPGAGHLLSGAYAE from the coding sequence ATGACCCATCCCGCCCGCCCCGCCGCCCGTACCTACCGCATCGGCCAGATCGTGCCGAGCTCCAACGTCACGATGGAGACCGAGGTCCCGGCGATCCTGCGCGCCCGGGAGTCCATCGCGCCGGAGCGCTTCACCTTCCACTCCAGCCGGATGCGCATGACCCATGTGACCCCGGAGCAGCTGAAGGCCATGGACGCCGACTCCGACCGGTGTGCCGTCGAGCTCTCGGACGCGCACGTGGACGTCCTCGGCTACGCCTGCCTCGTCGCCATCATGAGCATGGGACTCGGCTACCACCGCACCTCCGAGGAGCGCCTGCACCTTCGTACCGTGGAGAACGGCGCCCCCGCCCCCGTCGTCACCAGCGCCGGAGCCCTCGTCCACGGCCTGCAGACCCTCGGGGCGAAGAAGATCGCCCTCATCGCCCCGTACATGCGCCCGCTGACGAAGACCGTCGTCGACTACCTCACCCACGAGGGCATCGAGGTGCTCGACTACCAGGCCCTGGAGATCCCCAACAACCTCGACGTAGCCGCACACGATCCGGCGCGCCTGCCCGGGCTCGCCAAGGCCCTGGACCACAGCGACGCCGACGCCTTCGTGCTCTCCGCCTGTGTCCAGATGCCCTCGCTGGGCGCCATCGAGGAAGCCGAACAGCTCCTCGGCAAGCCCGTGGTCTCGGCGGCCGTGTGCACGGCCCACCAGATGCTGCGCGCCCTGGACCTTCCGGCGGTGGCCCCCGGAGCGGGCCATCTCCTGTCCGGCGCCTACGCGGAATGA